Proteins encoded within one genomic window of Pigmentiphaga sp. H8:
- the glnA gene encoding type I glutamate--ammonia ligase, with protein MATPKDVLKMIADNEVKFVDYRFTDTRGKEQHVTVPSHTVDDDKFETGHAFDGSSIAGWKGIEASDMLLIPEPSTARMDPFREESTLILTCDVVEPSDMKGYDRDPRSLAKRAEAYLKSSGLGDTAYFGPEPEFFVFDGVTWNVDMSGCFVKIKSEEASWSTGIDYDGGNLAHRPSVKGGYFPVPPTDSFQDLRSEMCLLLEQQGVPVEVHHHEVAGPGQLEIGTKFSTLVQRADWNQIMKYTIWNVAAAYGKTATFMPKPVVGDNGSGMHVHQSIWKDGQNLFAGNGYAGLSEFALYYIGGIIKHARALNAITNPGTNSYKRLVPHFEAPVKLAYSARNRSASIRIPYVANPKGRRIETRFPDPLANPYLSFSALMMAGLDGVMNKIHPGDPADKNLYDLPPEEDAKIPTVCASLEQALEALDKDREFLTRGGVFSNAMIDAYIALKMEEVTRFRVTTHPVEFDMYYGL; from the coding sequence ATGGCAACGCCCAAAGACGTCCTCAAGATGATTGCGGACAACGAGGTCAAGTTCGTTGACTACCGTTTCACCGATACGCGTGGCAAGGAACAGCACGTGACGGTGCCGTCCCATACCGTGGACGATGACAAGTTCGAAACGGGCCATGCTTTCGACGGCTCCTCGATTGCCGGCTGGAAGGGCATCGAAGCCTCGGACATGCTGCTGATTCCCGAGCCCTCGACCGCCCGCATGGATCCGTTCCGCGAGGAATCGACCCTGATCCTGACCTGCGACGTGGTCGAGCCTTCCGACATGAAGGGCTATGACCGCGACCCCCGCTCGCTGGCCAAGCGCGCCGAAGCCTACCTGAAGTCCTCGGGCCTGGGCGACACCGCCTACTTCGGTCCCGAGCCCGAATTCTTCGTGTTCGACGGCGTGACCTGGAACGTCGACATGTCCGGCTGCTTCGTCAAGATCAAGTCGGAAGAGGCCTCGTGGTCCACCGGCATCGACTACGACGGCGGCAACCTGGCCCATCGTCCCTCGGTCAAGGGCGGCTATTTCCCCGTTCCGCCCACCGATTCCTTCCAGGACCTGCGTTCGGAAATGTGCCTGCTGCTGGAGCAGCAGGGCGTGCCGGTCGAAGTGCACCACCACGAAGTGGCGGGCCCCGGCCAACTGGAAATCGGCACCAAGTTCTCGACCCTGGTGCAGCGCGCCGACTGGAACCAGATCATGAAGTACACGATCTGGAACGTGGCCGCCGCCTACGGCAAGACCGCCACCTTCATGCCCAAGCCCGTCGTCGGCGACAACGGTTCCGGCATGCACGTCCACCAGTCGATCTGGAAGGACGGCCAGAACCTGTTCGCGGGCAACGGCTACGCCGGCCTGTCCGAGTTCGCGCTGTACTACATCGGCGGCATCATCAAGCACGCCCGCGCGCTGAACGCCATCACCAACCCCGGCACGAACTCGTACAAGCGCCTGGTTCCGCACTTCGAAGCCCCGGTCAAGCTGGCCTACTCGGCCCGCAACCGCTCGGCCTCGATCCGCATCCCGTACGTGGCCAACCCGAAGGGCCGCCGCATCGAGACGCGCTTCCCGGATCCGCTGGCCAACCCGTACCTGTCGTTCTCGGCCCTGATGATGGCCGGCCTGGACGGCGTGATGAACAAGATCCATCCTGGCGATCCGGCCGACAAGAACCTGTACGACCTGCCGCCCGAGGAAGACGCGAAGATCCCGACCGTGTGTGCCTCGCTCGAGCAGGCGCTGGAAGCCCTGGACAAGGACCGCGAGTTCCTGACCCGCGGCGGTGTGTTCAGCAACGCCATGATCGATGCCTACATCGCGCTGAAGATGGAAGAAGTCACGCGTTTCCGCGTCACGACCCACCCCGTCGAGTTCGACATGTACTACGGCCTCTGA
- the glnL gene encoding nitrogen regulation protein NR(II), translating to MTHLLPDPSSYPVDAFAAFELLSSAILVIDDDGLIRYANAPAEDLFEVSVRQLYAVKAGDLFRDGEQLRQSLEEARQHLFADKRQILEIDRLGREPTQVSVTVVALDGQPWPALIELREIEQQLKVDREERLLEQAQANRELLRNLAHEIKNPLGGLRGAAQLLEAELSDPALIEYTQVIIQEADRLQTLVDRLLVPHRAPRIVGDVNIHEVCERVRSLVLAEYPNGLRIVRDYDAAIPEFRGDKAQLIQAVLNVVRNAAEALSPRIAAGDAEITLRTRVARQVTLAKQRFRLALELHVMDNGPGIPPELLDRIFHPLVSGREGGSGLGLTLAQTFVQQHEGVIECDSRPGLTDFRLLLPLP from the coding sequence ATGACTCATTTGCTTCCCGATCCTTCCTCCTATCCGGTCGACGCCTTCGCCGCGTTCGAACTGCTGTCCAGCGCCATCCTCGTCATCGACGACGACGGCCTGATCCGCTATGCCAACGCCCCGGCCGAGGATTTGTTCGAGGTCTCGGTGCGGCAGTTGTACGCGGTCAAGGCCGGCGACCTGTTCCGCGATGGCGAGCAGTTGCGCCAGTCGCTGGAGGAGGCCCGCCAGCACCTGTTCGCGGACAAGCGGCAGATACTGGAGATCGATCGCCTGGGGCGCGAGCCGACGCAGGTATCGGTAACCGTGGTCGCGCTGGACGGCCAGCCGTGGCCGGCGCTGATCGAACTGCGCGAGATCGAGCAGCAGCTGAAGGTGGACCGCGAGGAACGCCTGCTGGAACAGGCGCAGGCCAATCGCGAACTGTTGCGCAACCTCGCGCACGAGATCAAGAATCCGCTGGGCGGGCTGCGCGGCGCGGCGCAATTGCTGGAGGCCGAGTTGTCCGATCCCGCGCTGATCGAATACACCCAGGTCATCATCCAGGAGGCGGACCGTCTCCAGACCCTGGTGGACCGCCTGCTGGTGCCGCATCGCGCGCCGCGCATCGTCGGCGACGTCAACATCCACGAGGTCTGCGAGCGCGTGCGGTCGCTGGTGCTGGCCGAGTATCCGAACGGGCTGCGCATCGTGCGCGACTACGACGCGGCGATTCCCGAGTTCCGGGGCGACAAGGCGCAGTTGATCCAGGCCGTCCTGAACGTCGTGCGCAACGCCGCCGAGGCCTTGTCGCCACGCATCGCGGCCGGCGATGCCGAGATCACGCTGCGCACCCGTGTGGCGCGCCAGGTCACCTTGGCCAAGCAGCGTTTCAGGCTGGCATTGGAATTGCATGTGATGGACAACGGCCCGGGGATTCCCCCTGAATTGCTGGACCGGATCTTCCATCCGCTGGTGTCGGGACGTGAGGGCGGCAGCGGACTGGGATTGACCCTGGCTCAGACTTTCGTGCAGCAGCACGAGGGTGTGATCGAATGCGACAGCCGGCCCGGCCTGACCGATTTCCGCCTGCTGTTGCCCTTACCTTGA
- the ntrC gene encoding nitrogen regulation protein NR(I), whose product MKPIWIVDDDRSIRWVLEKALARENLPSRSFGTAREALDALNDDVPQVLVTDIRMPGAGGIELLQAVKRRFPALPVIVMTAYSDLESAVSAFQGGAFEYLPKPFDVDTATELIRRAVEESLREEASADETLVGTPEILGQAPAMQEVFRAIGRLSQSQVTVMITGESGSGKELVARALHRHSARASGPFVAINTAAIPRDLLESELFGHERGAFTGAQSMRRGRFEQADGGTLFLDEIGDMPAELQTRLLRVLSDGSFYRVGGHNPVHANVRVIAATHQPLEERVKQGLFREDLFHRLNVIRLRLPPLRERAEDIPLLARHFLARSARDLGVEPKRFTPAALAALSRFPFPGNVRQLENVCHWLTVMAPAQTVDVQDLPPELLEKMPAEGDKALAPGAFAATMQALTPDRGVLAGPSAEVAHTAGGVVVADRPNPWLGGLQSDVEQRLQRGEPDIMQTLTRQFESMLISTALRATRGRRIEAALKLGIGRNTITRKIQDLGLDDDD is encoded by the coding sequence ATGAAACCGATCTGGATCGTAGATGATGACCGTTCGATCCGCTGGGTGCTCGAAAAAGCCTTGGCCCGCGAGAACCTGCCCAGCCGCAGCTTCGGCACCGCGCGCGAGGCCCTGGACGCCCTGAACGACGACGTGCCCCAGGTGCTGGTGACCGACATCCGGATGCCCGGGGCCGGCGGCATCGAACTGTTGCAGGCGGTCAAGCGGCGTTTTCCGGCGCTGCCCGTCATCGTCATGACGGCGTATTCCGACCTGGAGAGCGCGGTATCGGCCTTCCAGGGGGGCGCCTTCGAGTACCTGCCCAAGCCCTTCGACGTGGACACCGCGACCGAACTGATCCGCCGCGCCGTCGAGGAAAGCCTGCGCGAGGAGGCCTCGGCCGACGAGACGCTGGTCGGCACGCCCGAGATCCTGGGGCAGGCGCCGGCCATGCAGGAAGTGTTCCGCGCCATCGGCCGCCTGTCGCAGTCGCAGGTCACGGTCATGATCACCGGCGAATCGGGCAGCGGCAAGGAACTAGTGGCGCGCGCACTGCATCGGCATAGTGCCCGGGCCTCCGGCCCCTTCGTGGCGATCAATACCGCCGCGATTCCGCGCGACCTGCTGGAGTCCGAGCTGTTCGGCCACGAGCGCGGCGCCTTCACCGGCGCGCAAAGCATGCGCCGCGGCCGCTTCGAGCAGGCCGACGGCGGCACGCTGTTCCTGGACGAGATCGGCGACATGCCCGCCGAATTGCAGACGCGCCTGTTGCGGGTGCTGTCGGACGGCAGCTTCTATCGCGTGGGCGGGCACAACCCGGTGCACGCCAACGTGCGCGTCATCGCGGCCACGCACCAACCGCTGGAAGAACGCGTCAAGCAGGGCCTGTTCCGCGAGGACCTGTTCCATCGGCTCAATGTGATCCGCCTGCGCCTGCCGCCGCTGCGCGAGCGGGCCGAGGACATCCCGCTGCTGGCCCGCCATTTCCTGGCGCGCAGCGCGCGCGACCTGGGCGTGGAACCCAAGCGCTTCACGCCCGCCGCGCTGGCGGCCCTGTCGCGCTTTCCGTTTCCCGGCAACGTGCGGCAGCTCGAGAACGTCTGCCATTGGCTGACCGTGATGGCGCCGGCGCAGACGGTGGACGTGCAGGACCTGCCGCCCGAACTCCTGGAGAAGATGCCGGCCGAGGGCGATAAAGCGCTGGCGCCGGGTGCCTTCGCCGCGACAATGCAGGCGCTGACGCCGGATCGCGGCGTGCTGGCCGGGCCGAGCGCGGAGGTGGCGCACACCGCCGGCGGCGTGGTCGTGGCCGATCGCCCGAATCCGTGGCTGGGCGGCCTGCAGAGCGACGTCGAACAACGCCTGCAGCGGGGCGAGCCCGACATCATGCAGACCCTGACCCGCCAGTTCGAAAGCATGCTGATCTCGACCGCGCTGCGCGCCACCCGGGGCCGCCGGATCGAGGCGGCGCTGAAGCTGGGCATCGGACGCAACACCATCACGCGCAAGATCCAGGACCTGGGGCTGGACGACGACGATTGA
- a CDS encoding ZIP family metal transporter — translation MTTANRTASPGQVLRKTVGVAIVLLGLAVLGRQLWIRMATDPVVLDALIGGMMAAGATALGAVPVLFSQRLSDRVQDSLFGFGAGVMLAASAFSLVVPGIEAAKLQGAGPWGAGMLMGAAILLGAALLLAMERYLPHEHFIKGVEGKHTILAVRRTWMFVFAIALHNLPEGLAIGVAFAGTDPLRASALTTGISIQDVPEGLVVAVALLGIGYSKGFAFVLGALTGLVEPIAAVIGASVISYSAMLLPWGLGFAAGAMLFVISHEIIPESHRKGHEVYATCGLMVGFVIMMLLDTALG, via the coding sequence ATGACGACGGCCAACCGAACCGCCTCCCCGGGCCAGGTGCTGCGCAAGACCGTGGGCGTCGCCATCGTGCTGCTGGGCCTGGCCGTGCTCGGTCGGCAGCTCTGGATACGGATGGCCACCGACCCGGTGGTGCTGGATGCCCTGATAGGCGGCATGATGGCCGCCGGCGCGACAGCGCTGGGGGCCGTGCCCGTGCTGTTCTCCCAACGCCTGTCCGATCGCGTGCAGGACAGCCTGTTCGGATTCGGCGCAGGCGTCATGCTGGCGGCCAGTGCCTTTTCGCTGGTGGTACCGGGCATCGAAGCAGCGAAGCTGCAGGGCGCCGGCCCCTGGGGCGCGGGCATGCTGATGGGCGCGGCCATCCTGCTGGGCGCCGCCCTGCTGCTGGCGATGGAGCGCTACCTGCCCCACGAGCACTTCATCAAGGGCGTGGAAGGCAAGCACACGATCCTGGCCGTGCGCCGCACGTGGATGTTCGTGTTCGCCATCGCCCTGCACAACCTGCCCGAGGGCCTGGCCATAGGCGTGGCCTTCGCCGGCACCGATCCGCTGCGCGCCTCGGCGCTCACCACCGGCATTTCCATCCAGGACGTACCCGAAGGACTGGTCGTGGCCGTCGCGCTGCTGGGCATCGGCTACAGCAAGGGCTTCGCGTTCGTGCTGGGTGCGCTGACGGGACTGGTCGAGCCGATCGCCGCCGTCATCGGCGCCTCGGTCATCTCCTACTCCGCGATGCTGTTGCCCTGGGGACTGGGGTTCGCGGCCGGGGCGATGCTGTTCGTGATCAGCCACGAGATCATCCCCGAATCGCACCGCAAGGGACACGAGGTCTATGCCACCTGCGGCCTGATGGTGGGCTTCGTCATCATGATGCTGCTGGACACGGCGCTGGGCTGA
- a CDS encoding superoxide dismutase, with translation MTHALPPLPYAYDALEPHIDAQTMEIHYTRHHQTYVNNLNAALENSPLKELPVEALVAGVDQAPQALRTTIRNNGGGHANHSLFWTVMSPRGGGAPHGQVARAIQSDLGGFEAFKQAFTQAALTRFGSGWAWLSLTPQGKLAVESTGNQDSPLMAGNTPILGLDVWEHAYYLRYQNRRPEYIAAFYNVVNWDEVERRYQQAQS, from the coding sequence ATGACCCATGCCCTGCCCCCGCTGCCCTACGCGTACGACGCCCTGGAACCCCACATCGACGCGCAGACCATGGAGATCCACTACACCAGGCACCACCAGACCTACGTCAACAACCTGAACGCCGCGCTGGAGAACTCGCCGCTGAAGGAACTGCCCGTGGAAGCACTGGTGGCCGGCGTCGACCAGGCGCCGCAAGCCCTGCGCACGACCATTCGCAACAACGGCGGCGGACACGCCAACCACTCGCTGTTCTGGACCGTGATGTCGCCCCGGGGCGGCGGCGCGCCGCACGGCCAGGTGGCGCGCGCGATCCAGTCCGACCTGGGCGGTTTCGAAGCCTTCAAGCAGGCGTTCACACAAGCCGCGCTGACGCGCTTCGGCAGCGGCTGGGCATGGCTGAGCCTGACGCCCCAGGGCAAGCTGGCCGTGGAAAGCACGGGCAACCAGGACAGCCCGCTCATGGCTGGTAACACGCCGATACTGGGTCTGGACGTGTGGGAGCATGCATACTACTTGCGCTACCAGAACCGGCGTCCCGAATACATCGCCGCCTTCTACAACGTGGTGAACTGGGATGAAGTCGAACGGCGCTACCAACAGGCCCAAAGCTGA
- a CDS encoding LysR family transcriptional regulator has translation MTIHIRPLDAFLAVAQYGTLGRAAQKLNITQPALSRTIRKLEEQIGMPLFERYLTGMKLTAAGETLLPRAALIQKEAEAATEEIDELRGLARGTIRVGAIASAVGQILPQAIAQVLEQWPRLQVHIVEGIADVLVDALVNREVDLTVGASMPASPDICAIPDCHWEDASYIVAAPSHPLRANSVITLADTLDYKWVLSPEGTAPYEDLSKEFAKAGLPMPEVIVKTRSNITNKSLISHGGFLGWLAEPLYEPERQAGWIDRLPVAGVVKRRQLQVYRRSHGLLPQPAVKLLDVLRQLTSRR, from the coding sequence ATGACCATCCACATCCGCCCTCTCGATGCCTTTCTTGCGGTTGCCCAGTACGGCACGCTGGGGCGCGCAGCCCAGAAACTCAACATCACCCAGCCTGCCCTGAGCCGGACCATACGCAAGCTGGAAGAGCAGATCGGCATGCCGCTGTTCGAGCGCTACCTGACCGGCATGAAGCTGACCGCCGCGGGCGAGACCCTGCTGCCCCGCGCAGCGTTGATCCAGAAAGAAGCCGAGGCCGCCACCGAAGAAATCGACGAACTGCGCGGCCTGGCGCGCGGTACGATCCGCGTCGGTGCGATCGCCAGCGCGGTCGGACAAATCCTGCCCCAAGCCATCGCCCAGGTACTGGAACAATGGCCCAGGCTGCAGGTGCATATCGTCGAAGGAATCGCCGACGTGCTCGTCGATGCGCTCGTCAACCGGGAGGTCGACCTTACCGTCGGCGCTTCCATGCCCGCCAGCCCCGACATCTGCGCGATCCCGGATTGCCATTGGGAAGACGCGAGCTACATCGTCGCCGCGCCGTCCCATCCCCTCCGCGCCAACAGCGTCATCACCCTGGCGGACACCCTGGACTACAAGTGGGTGCTATCGCCCGAAGGGACCGCCCCCTACGAGGACTTGTCCAAGGAATTCGCCAAGGCCGGATTGCCCATGCCGGAGGTGATCGTCAAGACCCGCTCGAACATCACGAACAAGAGCCTGATCTCGCACGGCGGCTTCCTCGGATGGCTGGCTGAACCGCTGTACGAGCCGGAACGGCAGGCAGGCTGGATAGACCGGCTACCGGTGGCCGGCGTGGTCAAGCGCCGCCAATTGCAGGTCTACCGGCGAAGCCACGGGCTCTTGCCCCAGCCCGCGGTGAAGCTTCTGGACGTCCTGCGCCAGCTCACGTCTCGGCGGTGA
- a CDS encoding SDR family NAD(P)-dependent oxidoreductase — MKSIIVTGAARGIGLAFARRFAADGFDVAILDSTGAEQAAASIAREGLSATGYSGDVTEEADWMRIVEDLSAKGHALYGLVNNAAMFASLPMQPFTQISKKDWMQVMAVNTAGPFLGIKACSPAMREGGGGRVVNIASTSPLKGVTGMPHYVASKGAVIALTRSLARELGPAGITVNAIAPGFTLSDGILTNKEHVDQFRDVGKSARALKRDQMPEDLVGAASFLLGPDAAFMTGQTLVVDGGAIFV; from the coding sequence GTGAAGAGCATCATCGTTACAGGAGCGGCCAGAGGCATAGGGCTGGCGTTCGCACGGCGTTTCGCGGCCGACGGGTTCGACGTCGCCATTCTCGACAGCACGGGCGCCGAGCAGGCCGCGGCGTCGATCGCACGCGAGGGACTGAGCGCGACCGGCTATTCCGGCGACGTGACGGAAGAGGCGGATTGGATGCGCATCGTCGAAGACCTGTCCGCGAAAGGACATGCGCTCTACGGACTGGTCAACAACGCGGCGATGTTCGCGAGCCTGCCCATGCAGCCGTTCACGCAGATTTCCAAGAAAGACTGGATGCAGGTCATGGCAGTCAACACCGCCGGTCCGTTCCTGGGCATCAAGGCGTGTTCGCCAGCCATGCGGGAGGGCGGCGGTGGGCGTGTGGTGAACATCGCGTCCACCTCGCCTTTGAAAGGGGTGACCGGGATGCCTCACTACGTGGCCAGCAAGGGCGCGGTGATCGCGCTCACGCGCAGCCTGGCCAGGGAACTGGGGCCGGCGGGGATCACGGTCAATGCGATCGCCCCGGGATTCACGCTGTCGGACGGCATCCTGACGAACAAGGAGCACGTCGATCAGTTCCGCGACGTGGGCAAGAGCGCGCGGGCGTTGAAGCGGGACCAGATGCCGGAGGACCTGGTCGGCGCGGCCTCGTTCCTGCTGGGACCCGATGCGGCATTCATGACGGGCCAGACGCTCGTCGTCGATGGCGGAGCCATCTTCGTCTGA
- a CDS encoding tripartite tricarboxylate transporter substrate binding protein — MKKTITAAAAAFMLANTPAFGQAPKYPAKPVRIVSAFSTGSGADAMLRIVADRLSKAWGQAVVVENKPGGTGFIAAADVMRSPADGYTLFHADGLNFTAVPHLYKKMPYDAQKDFVPVIPLHHSNFFIAVSSQSKWNSAGDLLAAAKAAPGRVTYGSWQIGSVAHLAGAALETASGTHMTHVPFKDVGQLYASVANGDVDWAFGTPGSAGPLQQAGKLKFIGWAGTERLAGYPDVPLVGESGGPAGFQVSGWVGLFAPAGTPRTLVDQVNRDVAAIYGQADVPSKMIQFGYMPLLIKLQEVSALIRKESEAYAKIVKENNLTLDQ; from the coding sequence ATGAAAAAGACAATCACGGCCGCTGCCGCGGCATTCATGCTGGCGAACACGCCGGCCTTTGGCCAGGCGCCGAAATATCCCGCCAAGCCGGTCCGCATCGTGTCGGCGTTTTCCACCGGATCGGGAGCCGACGCGATGTTGCGCATCGTGGCCGATCGCCTGTCCAAGGCGTGGGGCCAGGCCGTCGTCGTCGAGAACAAGCCCGGGGGCACGGGTTTCATCGCGGCCGCCGACGTCATGCGCTCGCCTGCCGACGGCTATACGCTCTTCCATGCGGATGGCCTGAACTTCACCGCGGTGCCGCATCTTTACAAGAAGATGCCCTACGACGCCCAGAAGGATTTCGTGCCGGTGATCCCCCTGCATCACAGCAACTTCTTCATCGCCGTGTCGTCGCAATCGAAATGGAACAGCGCCGGCGATCTGCTGGCCGCCGCGAAGGCGGCTCCCGGCAGGGTGACGTACGGCTCGTGGCAGATCGGAAGCGTGGCGCATCTGGCCGGCGCGGCACTGGAGACCGCCTCGGGCACCCATATGACGCATGTCCCGTTCAAGGACGTGGGTCAGTTGTATGCCTCCGTTGCCAATGGCGACGTCGACTGGGCATTCGGGACGCCGGGCAGCGCCGGTCCGTTGCAGCAGGCGGGCAAGCTCAAGTTCATCGGCTGGGCGGGCACCGAGCGTCTTGCCGGGTATCCGGACGTGCCGCTGGTCGGCGAAAGCGGCGGGCCGGCAGGTTTCCAGGTGTCGGGATGGGTGGGGCTGTTCGCGCCGGCGGGCACGCCCAGGACGCTGGTCGATCAGGTCAACAGGGATGTGGCCGCCATCTACGGCCAGGCGGACGTGCCGTCGAAGATGATCCAGTTCGGCTACATGCCGCTGCTGATCAAGCTTCAGGAAGTCTCGGCGCTGATCCGCAAGGAGTCCGAGGCCTACGCGAAGATCGTGAAGGAAAACAACCTGACGCTGGACCAGTAG
- a CDS encoding NAD-dependent succinate-semialdehyde dehydrogenase, whose product MELGNTDTYRQPELLIGGDPRGLDGREAMPVVNPATGGALGLLPLASRQDLDDALEAAQRSFMAWRRVAPVDRGRILRRAADLMRGSLERIARLITLEVGKPIAESRQEAALAAETLDWFAEEGRRAYGRILPSGLGKTQFMVVKEPVGPVAAFAPWNFPTVNAARKIGSALAAGCPCILKPAEEAPAAALEVARALLEAGLPRGVLSVVFGVPAAVSEHLLASPVIRKVSFTGSIPVGQHLMKLAAASGKRTTMELGGHAPVLVFGDADVEQALDLAVASKYRNAGQVCVSPTRFYIHESIHERFVSGFRQRVRAIPVGDGLAEGTRMGPLAHDRRRAPLEGLIENALDGGGRLVSGGKAIEADGYFFEPTVLADVPESARVMNEEPFGPLALLNTFTSTDEVIARANRLPFGLAAYAFTRSTDVVRRVSQEVEAGMLAINSFLISVPDAPFLGVKESGHGAENGIEGLEACLVTKLVSLA is encoded by the coding sequence TTGGAACTGGGAAATACCGATACATACCGGCAGCCGGAACTGCTGATCGGGGGCGATCCCCGAGGGCTCGATGGCCGGGAAGCCATGCCGGTCGTGAACCCCGCGACAGGCGGTGCGCTGGGCCTGCTTCCGCTGGCAAGCCGGCAGGATCTGGACGATGCGCTTGAAGCCGCGCAAAGGAGCTTCATGGCATGGCGGCGGGTGGCGCCGGTCGATCGGGGGCGGATCTTGCGCCGGGCCGCCGACCTGATGCGCGGCAGCCTCGAGCGAATAGCCCGGCTGATCACCCTGGAGGTGGGCAAGCCCATTGCCGAGTCTCGCCAGGAAGCGGCGTTGGCCGCGGAGACGCTCGACTGGTTCGCGGAAGAGGGGCGCCGCGCGTATGGACGGATCCTGCCATCGGGGCTGGGCAAGACCCAGTTCATGGTGGTCAAAGAGCCGGTCGGGCCCGTCGCGGCATTCGCACCCTGGAATTTTCCGACGGTCAACGCGGCCCGCAAGATAGGTTCGGCGCTGGCGGCCGGGTGCCCCTGCATCCTGAAGCCTGCGGAAGAGGCGCCCGCGGCGGCGCTGGAAGTGGCCAGGGCACTGCTGGAGGCCGGCCTGCCGCGCGGGGTCCTGTCCGTCGTGTTCGGCGTGCCGGCGGCGGTTTCCGAGCATCTTCTGGCGTCGCCGGTCATACGGAAGGTGTCCTTCACCGGATCCATTCCCGTCGGGCAGCATCTGATGAAACTCGCCGCGGCCTCCGGGAAGCGGACCACCATGGAGCTGGGCGGGCATGCGCCGGTGCTCGTGTTCGGCGATGCCGACGTCGAGCAGGCACTGGACCTGGCCGTCGCCTCGAAGTATCGCAATGCCGGCCAGGTGTGCGTGAGTCCCACGCGCTTCTACATCCATGAAAGCATCCATGAGCGCTTCGTCAGCGGTTTTCGGCAGCGGGTGCGAGCCATTCCGGTGGGCGACGGGCTGGCCGAAGGGACCCGCATGGGCCCGCTGGCGCACGACCGGCGCCGGGCTCCCCTGGAAGGCCTGATCGAGAACGCGCTGGACGGCGGCGGCCGCCTCGTCAGCGGCGGCAAGGCCATCGAGGCGGACGGCTATTTCTTCGAGCCGACGGTGCTGGCCGACGTGCCGGAGTCTGCCCGAGTGATGAACGAAGAACCGTTCGGCCCTCTGGCGCTGTTGAACACCTTCACGTCCACGGACGAGGTGATCGCACGGGCCAACCGGCTGCCGTTCGGCCTGGCGGCCTATGCGTTTACCCGTTCGACGGACGTGGTCAGGCGGGTATCCCAGGAGGTCGAGGCCGGCATGCTGGCCATCAATTCCTTCTTGATCTCGGTTCCCGATGCACCGTTCCTGGGAGTCAAGGAAAGCGGCCATGGCGCCGAGAATGGCATCGAGGGGCTCGAGGCCTGCCTGGTGACGAAGCTGGTTTCGCTGGCCTGA